The following proteins are encoded in a genomic region of Fervidobacterium pennivorans DSM 9078:
- a CDS encoding PP2C family protein-serine/threonine phosphatase has product MPIKKDNEVLGAIELFTDAEKMDADMSLAIRIQESFVPQNTENIEFFYRPSTGLGGDMIYYNPPWVGIIDISGHGIAAALVSMLVRTTLDTIIAFDPPLQGLPFLLENELKKFSFQNIYLTGVIGQLSEGVYRFVNMGHPSPINVTKKTLIETKNVIPVGFGFSEEYDESIINTYNLSDGNLLLYTDGLTEMKTKSGMLTTQGLLDIISPSDTTSTIYLKTLHLRASVLQEDDITMVLFKK; this is encoded by the coding sequence TTGCCCATAAAAAAGGATAACGAAGTACTTGGTGCCATTGAATTATTCACTGATGCCGAAAAAATGGATGCAGATATGAGCCTTGCTATAAGAATTCAAGAAAGTTTTGTCCCACAAAACACCGAAAATATCGAATTCTTCTATCGTCCATCTACTGGACTTGGAGGGGATATGATATATTACAATCCACCTTGGGTAGGCATAATAGACATAAGCGGACACGGTATTGCGGCTGCGCTTGTAAGTATGCTTGTTCGTACTACTTTGGATACAATAATTGCGTTCGACCCTCCATTACAAGGTTTACCGTTCCTTCTGGAAAACGAACTCAAAAAATTCAGCTTTCAAAACATATACCTCACAGGCGTTATTGGTCAACTTAGCGAAGGGGTTTATAGATTCGTTAACATGGGACATCCTTCACCAATAAATGTGACCAAGAAGACATTGATTGAAACGAAAAATGTGATACCCGTCGGATTTGGATTCTCTGAAGAATACGACGAATCCATCATCAACACTTACAATCTAAGCGATGGGAACTTGCTGTTGTACACCGATGGATTAACGGAAATGAAGACAAAATCAGGGATGCTTACTACTCAGGGGTTGCTTGATATAATTTCACCAAGTGATACTACATCAACAATATATCTCAAAACATTGCATTTGCGTGCTTCTGTTTTACAAGAAGACGATATAACTATGGTGTTGTTCAAAAAATAA
- a CDS encoding IS1/IS1595 family N-terminal zinc-binding domain-containing protein, which yields MNNSTLSCPKCGSTSLYKNGHDKYGNQQFLCKACHHSFKLSHSHKHKNFPFPYPKCTSCGKSKVFV from the coding sequence ATGAACAACTCAACACTCTCTTGTCCCAAATGCGGTTCCACCAGCTTGTACAAAAACGGTCATGACAAATACGGTAACCAACAATTCCTTTGCAAAGCCTGCCATCATTCTTTCAAACTTTCCCATTCTCACAAACACAAAAACTTCCCTTTCCCTTATCCCAAATGCACTTCTTGTGGTAAATCTAAGGTTTTTGTGTAG
- a CDS encoding PAS domain-containing protein has translation MFSEGILEHLQETKVVDFLDELEIPAYVVDKNRRIVFWNKQATKLTGYEANEVVGKFCAEQVLNHVDRTGIPVCNTELCPLYQSIKNGIPVQVPFAVYGLKFKYHLRCMDLPNQEKGASFQLLVCP, from the coding sequence ATGTTCTCAGAAGGGATATTAGAACATCTTCAAGAAACGAAAGTTGTAGATTTTCTTGATGAGCTAGAAATACCTGCGTACGTTGTAGATAAAAACCGACGTATCGTTTTTTGGAACAAGCAGGCTACAAAGTTAACAGGTTACGAAGCAAATGAAGTAGTTGGTAAATTTTGTGCTGAACAAGTATTGAACCATGTTGACAGAACGGGTATTCCTGTGTGTAATACTGAGCTGTGTCCACTTTATCAATCAATCAAAAATGGTATCCCAGTTCAAGTACCATTTGCGGTGTATGGACTTAAGTTCAAGTACCATTTGCGGTGTATGGACTTACCAAATCAGGAAAAAGGCGCCAGTTTTCAGTTGTTGGTTTGCCCATAA
- a CDS encoding MFS transporter produces MSFKNLLLLGFGFFGISLVWPLYNAYVPVFLKDFNLSSTVIGFIMTIDNLFAIIMLPLIGVMSDQTRTRLGRRMPYILIGAPLAVVTFGLIPLTRAIQLLWLMMLNIIFMNFFMALFRSPVIALMPDITPSEYRSQANGVINFMGGVGALLAYFAGKPLYDKSYGLPFYIGGVTLLLSQLLVVLFIKEDEKYKRKSSEKMKFENIYKKTFYELRENMRDVFYSKEKSLLFMLVSILFWFIGYNALETFFTSFVKFNLGIKESTGALVLGFFSLTFMIFAIPAGFIGAKLGRRKTMSIGLSIVILVLIFAFFVGVSLDNPSLITKVYFALFAIGGLGWAMVNVNSLPTIVDMTVEEKVGGYTGLYYFFSMAANIIAPPLAGLFIDYIGYNTLFALSITFLTLSLITLQFVKRGDIKAQ; encoded by the coding sequence ATGAGTTTTAAAAACTTGCTGCTTCTTGGTTTTGGTTTTTTTGGTATCAGTTTAGTTTGGCCTCTTTACAATGCATACGTACCCGTCTTTCTGAAAGATTTCAACTTATCATCAACGGTCATAGGTTTTATAATGACAATCGATAATCTATTTGCGATTATCATGTTACCATTGATCGGTGTTATGAGTGACCAAACACGTACACGGCTTGGTAGAAGGATGCCTTACATACTTATCGGTGCACCTTTAGCTGTTGTGACTTTCGGGCTCATACCTTTGACACGTGCGATACAATTGCTGTGGCTCATGATGTTGAATATCATATTCATGAACTTTTTCATGGCGCTTTTCAGATCTCCGGTCATCGCGTTGATGCCGGATATAACACCTTCTGAATACAGAAGTCAAGCTAACGGTGTTATAAACTTCATGGGTGGAGTTGGTGCGTTACTTGCTTATTTTGCTGGAAAACCACTTTACGATAAAAGCTATGGACTGCCTTTTTACATTGGAGGAGTTACACTACTGTTGTCTCAGTTACTTGTTGTGCTATTCATAAAAGAAGACGAAAAATACAAAAGAAAAAGTTCTGAAAAGATGAAATTTGAAAACATTTACAAAAAGACGTTCTATGAGCTAAGAGAAAATATGAGAGATGTATTTTACTCCAAGGAAAAAAGTTTGTTATTCATGCTCGTTTCGATACTATTTTGGTTCATAGGTTACAACGCACTTGAGACGTTTTTTACAAGCTTTGTTAAATTCAACCTCGGTATCAAAGAAAGTACGGGTGCTCTTGTTCTTGGATTTTTCTCTTTAACGTTCATGATTTTCGCAATACCAGCTGGCTTCATAGGTGCAAAGCTTGGTAGAAGAAAAACGATGAGTATAGGTTTATCGATAGTGATCTTGGTTTTAATATTTGCATTTTTCGTGGGAGTTAGCTTGGATAATCCAAGTTTGATTACAAAAGTTTATTTTGCATTATTTGCAATCGGTGGACTTGGTTGGGCGATGGTGAATGTGAATTCTCTGCCAACGATTGTTGATATGACTGTTGAAGAAAAAGTTGGTGGTTACACAGGGCTTTATTACTTCTTCTCCATGGCTGCGAATATAATAGCTCCACCGCTTGCTGGATTGTTTATCGATTATATCGGTTACAACACACTCTTTGCTCTCTCGATAACTTTCTTGACGTTATCTTTGATTACACTGCAATTTGTAAAACGTGGAGATATCAAAGCACAATAA
- a CDS encoding alpha/beta hydrolase family protein, with protein MIGLFIYEYDRTLPFNLEVEKTEKYELLSYDTVYEPDIPESKKIYTYRFRATNPWAKVVFLHGIGNGHIPYLMWFGEYFASKGIETFFVIQPYHMQRAKPNWNGGEPFFHHSPAHCIVRFHQAIKDVRRTIDLLETLEDVKNLPTGIIGFSFGGMITAMSMALDKRLEAGIIAFSGGDWRWINWYSPYVEPVREGYAKYSNEWGCKDEQKCVELRSASRKKVHTLKSIDEIFSLTPTCFHYDPISYAKFIDQPVLMFTGVFDKVIPPQASNGFYRLLPNAKKISVPSGHKSSYLFRRFIGRASVKFLRDCLIKNRSQNANLNIV; from the coding sequence GTGATAGGATTGTTCATCTACGAGTATGATAGGACACTACCGTTTAACCTTGAGGTTGAAAAAACAGAAAAATACGAGCTATTGTCATATGATACAGTATACGAGCCTGATATCCCCGAATCAAAGAAGATTTACACATATCGTTTCCGTGCAACAAATCCTTGGGCAAAGGTTGTATTTTTACACGGAATAGGCAATGGACATATACCCTATCTTATGTGGTTTGGCGAGTATTTTGCTTCGAAAGGTATCGAAACGTTTTTTGTGATTCAACCCTATCATATGCAGCGTGCCAAACCTAACTGGAATGGTGGCGAACCGTTCTTCCATCATTCACCGGCACATTGTATCGTTAGATTTCACCAGGCAATCAAAGATGTCAGAAGAACTATTGATTTGCTTGAGACACTCGAAGATGTTAAAAATCTTCCAACGGGTATCATTGGATTTAGCTTCGGTGGTATGATAACGGCAATGAGTATGGCTTTAGATAAACGATTGGAGGCTGGTATCATCGCATTTTCAGGCGGAGATTGGCGTTGGATAAATTGGTATTCACCATATGTGGAACCCGTTAGGGAAGGATACGCGAAATACAGTAACGAATGGGGATGCAAGGATGAGCAAAAATGTGTTGAACTAAGGAGCGCGAGTAGAAAAAAGGTTCACACGCTGAAAAGCATAGACGAGATATTCTCACTTACTCCAACGTGTTTTCATTACGACCCAATTTCGTATGCGAAGTTTATCGACCAACCAGTTTTAATGTTCACAGGGGTGTTTGATAAAGTTATTCCGCCTCAAGCCTCTAATGGTTTTTACAGATTACTACCAAATGCAAAAAAGATATCTGTGCCATCTGGTCACAAGTCATCATATTTGTTTAGAAGGTTCATCGGTAGAGCAAGTGTAAAATTTTTGAGAGATTGTCTTATCAAAAATCGAAGCCAAAATGCTAATCTTAATATCGTTTGA
- a CDS encoding MFS transporter, producing the protein MVSLDAVLEEQIAPKYQKKILLITSLMWMFDAAGVLVLSFTLPTISKLWNLDISTSANIISSTFFGMLVGALSVGVVSDLFGRKISNMIYFLFTVLFTTFIGFSNSPIQFIVFRFLAGVGYGGLMPSANAYLAEFTKKNLRGMYLVLLEASWAIGSIIIGLIAVLTVNTNWRISYFVFISGILLIPLLAKFPESPKFAFQKHGKKKLEKLFSIETSGDIEYSINHKAKITEILKSKYLSRTIMIWVQWFNVSFTYYALFSWAPKIFAQKGLSSAKSLWFTFFMIVAQLPGYLSAAYFIEKIGRKKSLVVYTLGMALSALLWAFVSSEALLIIVAILLSLFVLGTWGLVYAYTPELYPTSVRGTGNGMAGVVARIAGILAPQYAGFMLSKNKSLFEIFFYISLLSIISAIVVAFLGVETKNSDID; encoded by the coding sequence ATGGTAAGCTTGGATGCGGTTTTGGAAGAACAGATAGCGCCGAAGTACCAGAAGAAGATTTTGCTTATCACTTCTTTGATGTGGATGTTCGATGCGGCTGGTGTTCTTGTGTTGTCTTTCACGCTTCCAACGATTTCCAAATTGTGGAATTTGGATATTTCCACATCGGCAAATATCATCAGCTCAACGTTTTTTGGGATGTTAGTCGGTGCGTTGAGTGTAGGCGTGGTATCTGATTTGTTCGGAAGGAAGATTTCTAATATGATATATTTCTTATTCACGGTACTTTTTACAACGTTTATCGGTTTTTCCAATTCCCCAATTCAGTTTATCGTGTTTCGATTCTTGGCTGGTGTAGGTTACGGCGGTTTGATGCCCTCAGCTAATGCTTATCTTGCCGAATTTACTAAGAAAAATCTCAGGGGGATGTACCTTGTCTTGCTCGAAGCAAGTTGGGCGATTGGAAGTATCATCATCGGTCTTATAGCAGTTCTTACGGTAAATACAAACTGGCGTATAAGTTATTTTGTTTTTATCAGCGGAATATTGTTAATACCATTGTTAGCAAAATTCCCTGAATCTCCAAAATTTGCATTTCAAAAGCATGGAAAAAAGAAACTCGAAAAACTATTCTCAATAGAGACGTCTGGTGATATAGAGTATTCGATTAATCACAAAGCAAAGATAACGGAGATACTAAAAAGCAAATATCTGAGTCGAACGATAATGATATGGGTTCAATGGTTCAACGTCAGTTTTACATATTATGCTCTATTTTCATGGGCACCAAAGATTTTTGCTCAAAAGGGTCTAAGTAGTGCAAAATCGTTGTGGTTTACTTTCTTTATGATAGTTGCACAGCTTCCTGGTTATTTATCTGCTGCGTATTTTATAGAAAAAATTGGAAGAAAAAAATCGTTGGTTGTTTACACGCTGGGAATGGCTTTAAGTGCTCTGTTGTGGGCGTTTGTGAGTTCTGAAGCGCTTTTGATAATTGTGGCTATCTTACTTTCGTTGTTCGTGCTTGGTACGTGGGGACTTGTTTATGCGTACACACCTGAATTATATCCAACATCTGTAAGGGGAACTGGGAATGGTATGGCTGGAGTTGTTGCAAGAATTGCCGGTATATTAGCGCCACAGTACGCTGGTTTCATGCTGTCGAAAAATAAATCGCTGTTTGAAATATTCTTTTATATATCTTTGTTATCTATTATCTCCGCAATCGTCGTTGCATTTTTGGGTGTTGAAACGAAAAATAGTGATATAGACTAA
- a CDS encoding class II glutamine amidotransferase gives MCRMAGFSSSDGLRIARIIDFTKHMANYGMESPHNDGWGIIAMNDEEKIIFKSIKPIYKDSKVNLFSDNTIYTLGIVHARLASAGLPKTTLQLHPFYIDGKYFAHNGTIKSAKRENIYSSDTYEYFENIALFKDTFDLGQKIKDYAQKNEYSGMNFLMIDEIEKALYVCCLYTDSERNREYFTLHYYNDDADFIVYSEKFSNDYKSMENGELIKVVAGKIVDRLIVL, from the coding sequence ATGTGTCGAATGGCGGGATTCAGTTCGAGTGATGGTCTAAGAATAGCAAGAATAATCGATTTTACAAAACATATGGCAAATTACGGTATGGAATCCCCACACAACGACGGCTGGGGCATTATTGCTATGAACGATGAAGAAAAAATTATTTTCAAATCAATTAAGCCTATATACAAAGATTCAAAAGTTAATCTTTTTTCTGATAACACGATATACACTCTTGGCATTGTTCATGCAAGATTAGCATCTGCAGGTTTACCAAAGACCACGCTCCAGCTTCATCCATTTTATATCGATGGAAAATATTTTGCACACAACGGTACAATCAAAAGTGCAAAAAGAGAGAATATATACAGCAGCGATACTTATGAGTATTTCGAAAATATCGCTTTATTTAAAGATACGTTTGACCTTGGTCAAAAGATAAAAGATTATGCTCAGAAAAATGAATACAGTGGAATGAACTTTTTGATGATAGATGAAATTGAAAAAGCGTTGTACGTGTGTTGTCTATATACCGATTCCGAGAGGAATCGAGAGTATTTTACCTTACACTATTACAACGATGATGCCGATTTCATAGTTTACTCAGAAAAATTTTCCAACGACTACAAATCGATGGAAAACGGTGAACTGATAAAAGTAGTCGCTGGAAAGATAGTTGATAGACTTATTGTGCTTTGA
- a CDS encoding PQQ-binding-like beta-propeller repeat protein, which produces MKFHRKRGFKVLPVILIFLSLLAFALDVKIISPKNGGYVSSEFLVGVSASDQKGIKLVELYVNGFKISEKSNEPYNFQFPVNVGQLKWRLQIGNYIASSPALTADGTIYIASKDTNLYAISSDGKIKWKFKTGGEVLSSPAVGPDGTVYIGSSDTYLYAIKPDGSLKWKFKTNDRIVSSPSIGKDGTIYVGSYDGHLYAVTKDGKLLWKFKTGGWISSSPAITENAIYFGSSDDYFYAVTTTGKLIWKFKANNDITSSPAISNDGTIYFGSLDNFLYSINPDGTLKWKFETGDDIVSSPVIGPDGTIYATSKDGYLYAISPDGTQKWKFKTEKEITSSPLIGADGKIYVSSSDNMLYCLSSNGQLSWSFKAAAAIISSPAINLGGTIYFTTANGIIYAVQTSSFGLANSSWPKFKGNACNTALFGDKSGISSYLELKAIAYSKSGNKAQEVIKVIPDYVPPVLYFKAPKHGDFVKKEFTVETEAKDDNGISKVELYLQGQKIAEKLTPPYTFVIDLNTVQIPKIGTPNIENVGREIWKAKLNTEVWSSPALARDGTMYIGTYDGFVYSLTPSGQVKWKFQTNGRIHASPSISNDGTIYVANLNGYLYALCPDGSLKWNFKIGDAIYSSPAISTEDSTIFFGSRDGFIYAVNADGKLKWKFQTKGEILSSPAIDYNGTIYIGSKDGHLYALTPTGKLLWEFKTEGEIDTSPALGIDGSIFIASSDKYLYAITSEGKLKWKFLTPDGIKYSAIIGPDGTIYIGSDKLYAISPDGKLKWEFETDNPVTSSPTLGFDNLIYVTAGKYLYAITVSGEKKWVLELEEDAGVLMPPTISDDGRLYISGSNGYLFAIQSSSLGLAASPWPKLGRNLANTANILDELDYSGIKLELTVVAYDVAENKKKQTVFVKIDNSEPQVYISPYNEKTVVTGNIQVTIYAFDKSGIEKLETYLGEQKVHEANTGFGLLNINTSEFEEKPYTLKVVAQDKYGNKSEKYITLIIDRTPPKLSFIDLTDASTITKESRIAVTASDENGVSKVELYVAGQKVGEVTSEPYEFNLNLSEGALKWKIKTNGDILSTPAVADDGTIYVGSLDGFLYAISPDGEIKWKFPTGYEIWSSPAIGNDGTIYIGSSDSYLYAVTPDGKLKWKFKTGYEIWSSPAIAPDGTIYIASKDSYVYALTPQGKLKWIFQTGNWIYSSPAIGNDGTIYVASTDKHLYAISPTGKLKWKFKMDAEVLSSPALGADGTIYVGCRDTYLYAISPDGKLKWKFKTNGEILSCPVIGPDGTVYFGSTDNHFYAVSPNGRLNWKLRTGDSITSSAVIGADGVIYIGSNDNNLYAMTPDGKLKWRFQADEDIASGLTISKDGVIYFGSDDNHLYALYTTSFGLANTPWPKDRANNLNTGRSGDKYGVSDGAVTIKAVAYDTFGNASEHVIRVFVKW; this is translated from the coding sequence ATGAAGTTCCATCGGAAACGGGGATTTAAAGTTTTGCCTGTTATCCTAATCTTTTTGTCACTCTTGGCATTTGCACTCGACGTAAAAATTATCTCTCCTAAGAATGGGGGCTACGTTTCATCAGAGTTCCTAGTTGGTGTTTCAGCCAGCGACCAAAAGGGTATTAAATTAGTAGAGCTATACGTTAACGGTTTCAAAATTTCGGAAAAATCCAATGAACCTTATAATTTCCAATTTCCGGTTAACGTTGGTCAACTCAAGTGGAGACTTCAAATTGGCAACTACATAGCATCTTCCCCGGCACTGACAGCAGATGGAACAATTTATATCGCGAGTAAAGATACTAATCTCTACGCCATATCTTCTGATGGAAAAATAAAATGGAAGTTTAAAACCGGTGGTGAGGTCCTTTCTTCACCTGCAGTAGGACCGGACGGAACTGTATATATCGGTAGTTCAGACACATATCTTTACGCTATAAAACCAGATGGTTCACTGAAATGGAAGTTCAAAACAAACGACCGCATAGTTTCTTCTCCATCCATAGGAAAAGACGGCACGATATATGTTGGAAGCTACGATGGGCATCTTTACGCTGTTACGAAGGATGGTAAGCTTTTATGGAAATTTAAAACCGGTGGTTGGATTTCCTCTTCACCGGCTATTACAGAAAATGCAATATACTTTGGAAGTTCTGACGACTACTTTTACGCAGTCACCACCACAGGTAAACTCATTTGGAAGTTCAAGGCGAATAACGATATAACCTCTTCACCTGCAATTTCAAACGATGGAACAATTTACTTTGGAAGCCTCGACAATTTCCTTTATTCAATCAATCCTGACGGAACACTAAAATGGAAGTTCGAAACTGGTGATGACATCGTCTCTTCACCTGTTATAGGACCTGATGGAACGATTTACGCAACAAGTAAAGATGGCTATCTCTATGCGATTTCTCCGGACGGAACACAAAAGTGGAAATTCAAAACAGAGAAAGAAATAACCTCCTCTCCACTAATAGGTGCTGATGGCAAGATTTACGTATCAAGTTCAGATAACATGCTTTATTGTCTATCTTCCAATGGCCAGTTATCCTGGAGCTTCAAAGCAGCAGCTGCTATTATCTCATCACCTGCTATAAATCTCGGTGGAACGATTTACTTCACAACGGCAAATGGAATTATCTATGCAGTTCAAACTTCTTCGTTTGGTCTTGCGAACAGTTCGTGGCCCAAGTTCAAAGGAAATGCCTGCAATACAGCACTTTTTGGTGACAAATCGGGAATTAGCTCATATTTGGAGCTTAAAGCAATTGCGTATAGCAAATCTGGTAACAAGGCACAGGAAGTTATAAAAGTCATTCCAGATTACGTGCCACCAGTTCTTTACTTCAAAGCTCCAAAGCATGGAGATTTTGTAAAAAAGGAGTTCACTGTAGAAACTGAAGCAAAAGATGATAATGGTATCAGCAAAGTAGAATTGTATTTACAAGGTCAGAAGATAGCAGAAAAACTAACTCCGCCATATACATTTGTTATCGACCTGAACACAGTTCAAATTCCAAAAATTGGAACTCCAAACATAGAAAACGTAGGAAGAGAAATATGGAAGGCAAAGTTGAATACTGAAGTATGGTCAAGTCCTGCGCTGGCAAGAGACGGAACAATGTACATAGGAACTTACGATGGTTTTGTGTACTCGTTAACCCCTTCTGGACAAGTTAAATGGAAATTCCAAACAAACGGAAGAATTCACGCTTCACCATCGATATCGAACGATGGAACCATATATGTTGCAAATCTCAATGGGTATTTATATGCCCTCTGCCCGGATGGTTCCTTGAAATGGAATTTTAAAATTGGGGATGCAATATACTCATCACCAGCCATTAGCACAGAAGATAGTACTATTTTCTTTGGAAGTCGAGATGGATTCATATACGCTGTGAATGCTGATGGAAAACTGAAATGGAAGTTCCAAACAAAAGGTGAAATTCTTTCGTCACCAGCTATAGACTATAACGGGACAATTTATATCGGTAGTAAGGACGGGCATCTGTATGCACTAACACCAACAGGTAAATTACTTTGGGAATTTAAAACAGAAGGTGAAATAGACACATCTCCAGCACTAGGCATTGATGGTAGCATATTTATCGCAAGTAGTGATAAATACCTTTACGCAATCACGTCCGAGGGAAAACTCAAATGGAAATTCCTGACACCTGATGGTATAAAGTACTCAGCAATAATAGGTCCAGATGGGACGATTTACATAGGCAGCGACAAACTCTACGCAATTTCACCAGATGGTAAGCTAAAGTGGGAATTTGAAACTGATAATCCTGTTACCTCATCTCCTACACTTGGCTTTGATAATTTAATCTACGTTACAGCTGGTAAGTATCTATATGCGATAACTGTTTCAGGTGAAAAGAAATGGGTTTTAGAACTTGAAGAAGATGCAGGGGTTTTAATGCCTCCAACAATTAGTGATGACGGCAGGTTGTACATCTCAGGTTCAAATGGTTATTTGTTTGCAATTCAATCTTCTTCGTTGGGATTAGCAGCAAGTCCTTGGCCCAAGCTTGGCAGAAATCTCGCAAATACGGCAAATATCCTCGATGAACTTGACTATTCAGGAATCAAATTGGAACTAACCGTAGTTGCTTACGACGTTGCGGAAAACAAAAAGAAGCAAACGGTATTTGTTAAAATAGACAACAGTGAACCTCAGGTTTACATCTCACCCTACAATGAGAAAACAGTAGTTACTGGAAATATCCAGGTCACTATCTACGCATTTGATAAGAGCGGGATAGAAAAACTGGAAACATACCTAGGCGAACAAAAAGTCCACGAAGCTAACACAGGATTTGGGCTTTTGAACATCAATACTTCAGAATTCGAAGAAAAACCATACACATTGAAAGTAGTTGCACAGGACAAGTATGGAAACAAATCAGAAAAATACATAACCCTCATCATCGATAGAACCCCTCCGAAATTATCATTTATAGATTTGACAGATGCTTCAACAATAACGAAAGAGTCGAGGATTGCTGTAACAGCAAGTGATGAGAACGGAGTTTCCAAAGTTGAATTGTACGTTGCCGGACAAAAAGTAGGTGAGGTAACCTCTGAACCTTACGAATTCAATTTAAACCTCAGTGAAGGTGCACTTAAGTGGAAAATAAAAACTAACGGTGACATACTCTCAACACCAGCCGTGGCAGATGATGGAACAATCTACGTTGGAAGTCTTGATGGCTTCTTGTATGCAATATCTCCTGATGGGGAAATCAAATGGAAATTCCCAACTGGCTATGAGATTTGGTCATCACCTGCTATAGGCAATGATGGAACAATATACATTGGAAGTAGTGATAGCTATCTTTATGCTGTTACACCAGATGGTAAACTAAAGTGGAAATTTAAAACTGGCTATGAAATCTGGTCATCACCTGCTATAGCTCCCGATGGAACGATTTATATTGCAAGCAAAGATAGTTACGTTTACGCTCTTACACCTCAAGGCAAACTGAAATGGATATTCCAAACCGGAAATTGGATTTACTCTTCCCCAGCGATTGGTAACGACGGCACCATATACGTAGCAAGCACTGACAAGCACTTGTATGCAATTTCGCCCACAGGGAAATTAAAATGGAAATTTAAAATGGATGCAGAAGTATTATCCTCACCTGCTCTCGGAGCTGACGGTACAATCTATGTTGGATGCAGAGATACCTATCTATATGCAATCTCACCTGATGGAAAATTGAAATGGAAATTCAAAACAAATGGTGAAATACTCTCATGTCCGGTGATAGGACCTGATGGCACGGTTTATTTTGGCAGTACAGACAACCATTTCTATGCTGTATCACCTAACGGAAGGTTGAATTGGAAACTCAGAACTGGAGATTCGATAACTTCCTCCGCAGTGATTGGTGCCGATGGCGTTATATACATAGGTAGCAACGATAACAATTTGTACGCGATGACTCCTGACGGAAAGCTCAAATGGAGATTCCAAGCTGACGAAGATATAGCTTCCGGTCTGACAATTAGTAAAGATGGTGTAATATATTTTGGAAGCGATGACAACCACCTTTACGCACTTTACACAACATCATTTGGATTGGCTAACACACCTTGGCCCAAAGACAGAGCAAATAACCTAAACACAGGAAGGTCTGGGGATAAGTATGGTGTATCGGACGGTGCAGTCACAATTAAGGCTGTTGCTTACGACACTTTCGGGAATGCAAGCGAACATGTAATCCGGGTGTTTGTAAAATGGTAA
- a CDS encoding phosphatase PAP2 family protein — MGKLKFLNINVIFAAMTLVILLSFSLSFGQTCGSADYFDELKVDLSSLFKTNDSQIYLFSLGAFSFALDSTVNESLPSSDFFKVLNDIDIFDFALISIIASGLIFPFDSYTAWTVIESFAVSVLITGTIKFLVGRARPFVNGNPFLFKFFSMENAYQSFPSGHAAISWAIFTPIAERFGKFWYVVPTIFSLQRLWSKNHWFSDVYYGFLLGYTTGYSLYYSRSE; from the coding sequence ATGGGGAAGTTAAAATTTTTAAACATAAATGTTATTTTTGCAGCAATGACTCTAGTAATATTGCTCAGTTTCAGTCTATCATTTGGTCAAACTTGCGGTAGTGCGGATTATTTTGACGAGTTGAAAGTGGACTTATCGTCTTTATTTAAGACCAATGATTCGCAAATTTATCTGTTCTCATTAGGAGCGTTTAGCTTCGCACTCGACAGCACTGTTAACGAAAGTCTCCCGAGCTCGGATTTTTTCAAAGTCTTGAATGACATTGATATTTTTGATTTTGCATTAATTTCAATAATAGCATCGGGATTGATATTTCCATTTGATAGCTACACAGCGTGGACTGTTATCGAAAGTTTTGCAGTGAGTGTGCTTATAACAGGAACTATAAAATTTCTGGTGGGGCGTGCAAGACCTTTTGTTAATGGAAATCCTTTTCTTTTTAAATTCTTTTCAATGGAAAACGCCTACCAGTCGTTCCCATCAGGACACGCCGCGATAAGTTGGGCGATATTTACACCTATTGCCGAAAGGTTCGGGAAGTTTTGGTACGTTGTTCCGACAATATTCTCACTTCAACGACTTTGGTCAAAAAACCACTGGTTTTCAGATGTTTATTATGGATTTCTTCTTGGATACACAACGGGATATTCTTTGTATTATTCCAGAAGTGAGTGA